A genomic stretch from Aerococcaceae bacterium zg-1292 includes:
- a CDS encoding beta-methylgalactoside transporter — MSEKVNGIIKPKRSVKEQIIENALIVVIILMVIYTAFSAKNFISFNNLKNILANVSVRFIIALGISGPLIIRGTDLSAGRIVGITSVVTAIFLQRADAPGVMYPSIAGSPILVALLAALAVGLMFGAINGLVISRLHVPPFIATLGTQIAIYGLNMMLSQNAPIGSLNQTFTRFGAQGLKIGGLQIPYLTFVAIIAGIMMYILYRYTVYGKQMYAIGGNEVAAEVSGVNTAKSKLMIYCLAGTMYAIAGFLLTAKTGSAAVTAGTGYELEAIAAATIGGVSTAGGVGRVPGILIGVLVFELLKTCLQFLGITPEMTNVFQGIVIVAAVSLDIRKTMRKK; from the coding sequence ATGAGTGAAAAAGTAAATGGAATTATTAAGCCAAAACGCAGTGTCAAAGAACAAATTATTGAAAATGCACTGATAGTGGTTATTATATTAATGGTGATTTATACTGCATTTAGTGCGAAAAACTTTATTAGTTTTAACAACTTAAAAAATATTTTAGCCAACGTATCGGTTCGCTTTATTATCGCATTGGGTATTTCTGGTCCACTGATTATTCGTGGGACTGACTTATCTGCAGGGCGTATTGTAGGGATTACTTCTGTTGTGACAGCTATTTTCTTACAAAGAGCGGATGCACCGGGTGTTATGTATCCTAGCATTGCGGGTTCGCCAATCTTGGTTGCTTTGCTTGCTGCTTTAGCTGTCGGTTTAATGTTTGGTGCGATTAATGGTTTAGTTATCTCTCGTTTACATGTACCACCATTTATCGCAACATTGGGGACACAAATTGCGATTTATGGTTTGAATATGATGCTTTCTCAAAATGCACCGATTGGGTCATTAAACCAGACATTTACGCGATTTGGTGCACAAGGACTTAAAATTGGTGGTCTTCAAATTCCGTACTTAACATTTGTAGCGATTATTGCAGGTATTATGATGTATATTTTATATCGTTATACTGTTTATGGTAAACAAATGTATGCGATTGGTGGTAACGAAGTAGCGGCTGAAGTATCAGGGGTTAACACTGCCAAATCAAAATTAATGATTTACTGCTTAGCAGGTACAATGTATGCTATTGCTGGTTTCTTATTAACTGCTAAAACAGGTTCTGCTGCCGTTACAGCAGGGACTGGTTACGAGTTAGAAGCCATTGCGGCTGCAACAATCGGTGGGGTTTCCACTGCCGGTGGGGTTGGTCGAGTTCCTGGTATTTTAATCGGGGTTTTAGTTTTTGAATTACTAAAAACATGTTTACAATTCTTGGGTATTACACCAGAGATGACCAACGTGTTCCAAGGTATCGTAATTGTAGCGGCAGTATCTTTAGATATCCGTAAAACAATGCGTAAAAAATAA
- a CDS encoding HAD family phosphatase produces MKQHLIAVDLDGTTLNNQSQLTPATIRSLRAVSEQGHLVCIVTGRPFRNSQSIYQTLGIEAPIVNFNGALCHFPGKDKYIPSYHKPLSKEIAFDLIANQDALDIDLLCAEGRDRLFTTSMNLPDSPFYPVDLAMVDRLNRESLTYDPTAITIFSSDEKMPIIEQNIINHYGDEVYVRTWGGILPCLEVVNKEINKAYGVKRIAEFHRIPVDNILAFGDENNDLEMIQFAGLGVAMKNATEEVKAVANDITRYTNDEDGLADYLTHYFNL; encoded by the coding sequence ATGAAACAACATTTGATAGCTGTCGATTTAGACGGCACAACATTAAATAATCAATCGCAACTGACGCCTGCTACTATTCGATCACTACGTGCGGTGAGTGAACAGGGTCATCTTGTCTGTATCGTAACCGGTCGTCCATTTCGTAATAGTCAAAGTATTTATCAAACATTAGGTATCGAAGCACCTATTGTCAATTTTAACGGCGCGCTTTGCCATTTCCCGGGAAAAGATAAATATATTCCCAGTTACCATAAGCCATTAAGTAAAGAAATCGCCTTTGATTTGATAGCGAATCAAGATGCACTCGATATTGATTTATTATGTGCTGAAGGCCGAGACCGATTATTTACTACATCAATGAATTTACCAGACAGTCCCTTTTATCCAGTTGATTTAGCGATGGTGGACCGTCTTAATCGTGAATCATTAACGTATGACCCGACTGCAATTACTATTTTTTCTTCCGACGAAAAAATGCCGATTATCGAACAAAATATTATTAATCATTACGGAGATGAAGTCTATGTTCGGACATGGGGCGGCATTCTTCCGTGCTTGGAAGTCGTAAATAAAGAAATTAATAAAGCCTACGGTGTTAAACGTATCGCAGAATTTCACCGAATTCCAGTTGATAATATTTTAGCGTTTGGTGACGAAAACAATGATTTAGAAATGATTCAATTTGCTGGATTAGGTGTCGCGATGAAAAACGCCACAGAGGAAGTCAAAGCAGTTGCTAATGACATTACCCGTTATACAAACGATGAAGATGGCTTGGCTGACTACTTAACGCATTATTTTAACTTATAG
- a CDS encoding metal-sulfur cluster assembly factor: protein MSEWHENEEIVAALETVIDPELGIDLVNLGLIYHVTIDENGVCLVEMTLTTIGCPLADIIVTDVKQALMKIDYINDVNVEFVWYPAWGPERMSRYAKISLGMPF from the coding sequence TTGTCAGAATGGCATGAAAATGAAGAAATCGTCGCAGCACTTGAGACAGTAATTGACCCTGAATTAGGGATTGATTTAGTAAATTTAGGCTTAATTTATCACGTAACCATTGATGAAAATGGTGTCTGTTTGGTTGAAATGACATTAACTACAATTGGCTGCCCCTTAGCAGATATTATTGTGACGGATGTCAAACAAGCCCTTATGAAAATTGATTATATTAACGATGTAAATGTCGAATTTGTCTGGTACCCAGCATGGGGCCCAGAACGCATGTCACGATACGCCAAAATATCACTAGGCATGCCGTTTTAA
- a CDS encoding 1-acyl-sn-glycerol-3-phosphate acyltransferase, with product MSFYQFAVHIIKFIIRLFNGRPVVTGLENIPENQPVIIAGTHRSLTDPFFIADIVYPREVAFMAKSNLFNNKLLAKMLTAGKVFPVNREKPSTSSIKHAVNVLKDGSTLGIFPSGSRHTTEIKGGTAFIQKLSKAPIVPVAIQPPIGFWQFITRKKAKIAFGTPIVYNPEIKYDKATLAAIDLEIATQFEQLDAKIDPLYQYIPKSK from the coding sequence TTGTCATTTTATCAATTTGCTGTTCATATCATAAAATTTATTATTCGTCTATTTAATGGTCGTCCAGTTGTCACCGGACTTGAAAACATTCCGGAAAACCAACCGGTCATTATCGCTGGTACCCATCGTTCACTAACAGATCCTTTTTTTATTGCCGATATCGTTTATCCTAGAGAAGTCGCTTTTATGGCTAAAAGTAATCTCTTTAACAATAAACTCTTAGCAAAAATGTTAACGGCAGGCAAAGTATTTCCGGTTAATCGTGAAAAGCCATCAACAAGTTCGATTAAACACGCTGTAAATGTTTTAAAAGACGGCAGTACACTTGGCATTTTCCCCTCTGGTTCGCGGCATACGACTGAGATTAAAGGCGGCACAGCATTTATCCAAAAACTAAGTAAAGCACCTATTGTACCTGTTGCGATTCAACCACCAATCGGATTTTGGCAATTTATTACACGTAAAAAGGCTAAAATTGCCTTTGGAACACCGATTGTTTATAATCCAGAAATAAAATACGACAAAGCAACCTTAGCAGCAATTGATTTAGAAATTGCTACGCAATTTGAGCAATTAGATGCTAAAATCGATCCACTTTATCAGTATATTCCAAAATCAAAATAA
- a CDS encoding glutaminyl-peptide cyclotransferase, with protein sequence MKRIFIFLGILLAFIACQQSVLAVGDVVLVERFPSDETAFVQGLELLEDGTLLMSTGLQGKSRIQTISPKNGKVQVRSKLDSSLFGEGITVTDSAVWQLTWKNGIAFKRDKKDLSKSEAYKFKGEGWGLAYDLKEKVLWQSDGTNLLMKRNPENFELLETISVRDGNLPVKSINELEFANDAIYANIWHTNKIIKINPKTGAVMKQWDLTELVQSLMVKQGDINRVLNGIAHIKGNEFYVTGKLYPEIWRVSLQ encoded by the coding sequence ATGAAGCGAATATTTATATTTTTAGGGATACTACTAGCATTTATAGCTTGTCAGCAGTCTGTTTTGGCTGTGGGTGATGTGGTATTAGTTGAAAGATTTCCAAGTGATGAGACTGCGTTTGTCCAAGGTCTCGAATTATTAGAGGATGGCACCTTATTAATGTCAACTGGATTACAGGGTAAATCGCGGATTCAAACCATTTCACCCAAAAACGGTAAGGTACAAGTGCGCTCTAAGCTTGATAGTAGTTTGTTTGGCGAAGGCATTACTGTGACTGATTCAGCTGTATGGCAATTGACATGGAAAAATGGCATTGCATTTAAGCGTGATAAAAAGGATTTATCAAAGTCAGAGGCGTATAAGTTTAAAGGTGAGGGATGGGGTTTAGCTTACGATTTGAAGGAAAAAGTACTGTGGCAATCGGATGGTACGAATCTGTTGATGAAACGTAATCCTGAAAATTTTGAATTACTAGAAACTATCTCAGTCAGAGATGGAAATCTACCAGTAAAGTCAATTAATGAATTGGAATTTGCTAATGACGCGATATATGCTAATATTTGGCACACGAATAAAATTATTAAAATTAATCCTAAAACAGGTGCAGTGATGAAACAGTGGGATTTGACAGAACTGGTTCAGTCATTAATGGTTAAACAAGGAGATATTAATCGCGTATTGAATGGTATTGCGCATATAAAAGGAAATGAATTTTATGTTACAGGAAAACTCTACCCAGAAATTTGGCGAGTTTCTTTACAATAG
- the tgt gene encoding tRNA guanosine(34) transglycosylase Tgt has protein sequence MSEPVIRYELIKEEKHTGARLGKLHTPHGTFDTPMYMPVGTLATVKGLSPEELKDMGAQIVLSNTYHLWLRPGEDLVAEAGGLHKFMNWDRGILTDSGGFQVFSLSDIRRIEEEGVHFRNHINGEKLFLSPEKAIHIENQLGADIMMSFDECPPFNQTHDYVEKSIARTTRWAERGLKAHARPHDQALFGILQGAGYKDLRLAHAHDMIGLDFPGYSIGGLSVGEPKEEMNKVLDYLTPVMPKNKPRYLMGVGSPDSLIDGAIRGVDMFDCVLATRIARNGTTMTSSGRLVVKNATYARDFRPLDEHCDCYTCRNYSRAYLRHLFKADEMFGLRLASIHNVHFLLNLMKQVRENIKNDSLLEFREDFFERYGYNKENARAF, from the coding sequence TTGAGTGAACCAGTAATACGTTACGAATTAATTAAGGAAGAAAAACATACCGGTGCCCGTTTAGGAAAGTTGCATACACCACATGGAACGTTTGACACACCGATGTATATGCCGGTAGGGACATTAGCAACTGTAAAAGGTCTATCGCCAGAAGAATTAAAAGATATGGGTGCCCAAATTGTATTGAGTAATACCTATCATTTGTGGTTGCGACCTGGGGAAGACTTAGTTGCTGAAGCTGGTGGATTGCATAAATTTATGAATTGGGACCGTGGAATTTTAACAGATTCGGGTGGTTTTCAAGTATTCTCATTAAGTGATATTCGTCGTATCGAAGAAGAGGGCGTGCATTTTAGAAATCATATCAATGGCGAAAAATTATTTTTATCACCGGAAAAAGCCATTCATATTGAAAACCAATTAGGTGCAGATATTATGATGAGTTTTGACGAGTGTCCACCATTTAATCAAACACATGATTATGTTGAAAAATCGATTGCACGTACAACTCGTTGGGCTGAAAGAGGATTAAAAGCGCATGCGCGTCCACATGACCAAGCTCTATTTGGTATTTTACAAGGTGCGGGTTATAAAGATTTACGTTTAGCCCATGCACATGATATGATTGGCTTGGATTTTCCAGGTTATTCGATTGGTGGGTTATCAGTTGGCGAACCGAAAGAAGAGATGAATAAAGTGTTGGATTACTTGACGCCGGTAATGCCAAAAAATAAACCCCGTTACTTGATGGGGGTTGGTTCACCTGATTCACTTATTGATGGTGCAATCCGTGGGGTTGATATGTTTGACTGCGTACTGGCAACAAGAATTGCGCGTAATGGTACGACGATGACAAGTTCGGGGCGTTTAGTCGTAAAAAATGCAACTTATGCGCGTGATTTTAGACCACTGGATGAACATTGTGATTGTTATACTTGTCGTAATTATTCACGTGCTTATCTTCGTCATTTATTTAAAGCAGATGAAATGTTTGGCTTGAGATTAGCGTCGATACATAATGTTCATTTCTTACTTAACTTAATGAAACAAGTTCGTGAGAATATCAAAAATGATTCATTACTTGAATTTCGTGAAGATTTCTTTGAACGTTATGGATATAATAAAGAAAATGCGCGTGCATTTTAA
- the yajC gene encoding preprotein translocase subunit YajC, which translates to MEAVIGTFLPFLLIMGVMWFMMIRPQQKQAKVRQAMIDNMQPGNHVITIGGLHGVLEEVNRATQTVVIDCEGVYLTFNLSAISSVKESASTSEIEPVADVEEMPVDSDVVAES; encoded by the coding sequence ATGGAAGCAGTTATTGGAACATTTTTACCATTTTTATTAATTATGGGTGTCATGTGGTTTATGATGATTCGCCCACAACAAAAACAAGCGAAAGTGCGTCAAGCGATGATTGATAATATGCAGCCTGGTAACCATGTTATTACTATTGGCGGTTTACATGGTGTATTAGAAGAAGTCAATCGTGCTACCCAAACAGTTGTTATCGACTGTGAAGGTGTGTATTTGACGTTTAACTTATCAGCTATCAGTTCTGTGAAAGAATCAGCTTCAACAAGTGAAATTGAGCCTGTTGCAGATGTTGAAGAAATGCCAGTTGATTCAGATGTAGTTGCTGAAAGCTAA
- a CDS encoding helix-turn-helix domain-containing protein codes for MKPIGELIKALRQRDLMSQQQLAQRLHVTRQAVSNWENNKAQPDVELLKELARIFNITLDELVNGFCDINTQKSLSSDCHVKSLVELPTTEVSMNQTFSRSQNNPLLSAKEKLVLMITPLIIAVIHCILAVLGFNPFIGVMIAPVFSVIVMLIMTFSFENSIKTNDFSLIAGFKSDAYQNIESYVRQLRSLLLLVGAWTLLINILYFLLYTIDSANQMQLSTIILLVYIVGIGSFTAIVSFKYKK; via the coding sequence ATGAAACCAATAGGCGAATTAATTAAAGCATTACGTCAACGTGACTTAATGTCACAACAACAATTAGCACAAAGATTACATGTGACCCGACAAGCAGTTTCTAATTGGGAAAATAACAAAGCGCAACCAGATGTGGAGCTATTAAAGGAATTAGCGCGCATTTTTAATATTACATTGGATGAATTAGTGAATGGATTTTGTGATATTAATACGCAAAAGAGTCTATCTAGCGATTGTCATGTCAAATCATTGGTTGAATTACCGACGACAGAGGTTTCAATGAATCAAACTTTCAGTCGCTCACAAAATAATCCCTTATTATCAGCAAAAGAAAAGTTAGTTTTGATGATTACTCCTCTGATAATAGCAGTTATTCATTGTATTTTGGCTGTACTTGGTTTCAATCCTTTCATAGGTGTGATGATTGCGCCAGTTTTTTCAGTTATTGTAATGCTAATTATGACATTTAGTTTTGAAAATAGTATCAAAACAAATGATTTCTCACTGATTGCTGGCTTCAAATCAGATGCTTATCAGAATATTGAAAGCTATGTAAGACAATTACGTTCACTGCTACTCTTAGTAGGTGCTTGGACACTGTTAATTAATATATTATATTTTCTTCTTTATACAATTGATTCCGCTAATCAAATGCAATTAAGCACCATTATTTTGTTGGTTTATATAGTAGGAATAGGTAGTTTTACAGCAATTGTAAGCTTTAAATATAAAAAGTAA
- a CDS encoding acyltransferase family protein — MKKRNSHFELLRIIAMFMIVISHFSYHGTFEQPEVTTPTTFFLDVLRIGGKTGSNIFVMISAYYLVKKSFKLDRVLAIVIQTLFYSLIILGLFALFDPQQITERRLFQSIVIFPETYWFVTSYVVLLLIAPLLNYLIESLSQKAYFYTLSALTLFGVVMPTLNMMIPIFDNNILWFIYVYLLIVYIKKYDWFIRVSWKRWTLLLVTTFISLVGVIALYHQWSFFDANKLGETSRFLNQWSIFILTLSLSFMMLARSLQPISIRKINLVAAGMFDVYLIHEHPLSRDLIWNYIDIGDMDTGYEIFFKGLGFTVLLFIGLAIISIVTNKVMSRIINYLLHLFHRIKEIVV; from the coding sequence TTGAAGAAGAGAAATTCCCATTTTGAATTATTACGGATTATTGCGATGTTTATGATTGTGATTAGTCATTTTTCGTATCATGGAACCTTTGAACAACCAGAAGTAACCACTCCGACAACATTTTTTCTGGATGTATTAAGGATAGGTGGTAAAACGGGCTCGAATATCTTTGTGATGATTAGTGCCTATTATTTAGTGAAAAAGTCATTTAAACTGGATCGCGTATTAGCAATTGTTATTCAGACATTATTTTATTCATTAATTATTTTAGGTTTATTTGCACTCTTTGACCCGCAACAAATAACCGAGCGACGCTTATTTCAATCAATTGTAATTTTTCCAGAAACCTATTGGTTTGTAACTAGTTATGTTGTTTTGTTATTAATCGCGCCATTACTCAATTATTTGATAGAGTCTCTGTCTCAAAAAGCCTATTTTTACACATTATCTGCACTGACTCTTTTTGGTGTGGTAATGCCAACGTTAAACATGATGATACCGATATTTGATAATAATATATTATGGTTTATTTACGTGTACTTATTGATTGTTTATATAAAAAAATACGATTGGTTTATTCGTGTTTCATGGAAACGGTGGACGCTACTATTAGTGACTACGTTTATCAGTTTGGTTGGTGTTATCGCATTATATCATCAATGGAGTTTTTTTGATGCAAATAAATTAGGTGAGACAAGCCGCTTTCTTAATCAGTGGAGTATCTTTATTTTAACCTTAAGCCTGTCCTTTATGATGTTGGCGCGTTCATTGCAGCCCATTAGTATTCGTAAAATCAATCTAGTAGCAGCAGGAATGTTTGATGTTTATCTTATTCATGAGCATCCATTGAGTCGTGATTTAATTTGGAATTATATTGATATTGGTGATATGGATACTGGCTATGAAATCTTTTTTAAAGGGCTTGGATTTACGGTGCTATTATTTATTGGGTTGGCAATAATCTCGATTGTTACCAATAAGGTTATGAGCAGAATTATCAATTATTTGTTGCATCTATTTCACCGCATAAAGGAAATCGTCGTTTGA
- the rimP gene encoding ribosome maturation factor RimP: MSAIIEKVTPIVTPIVESLGCELVDMEYVKEGKNWYLRIYADKPGRIDIDDCAAISEQVSEALDAIQPDPFPDAYFLEVSSPGAERPLKTPEAIQQAVGEYVHFDYYVPQYGEKQHEGFLLAVTDETYELQVRIKTVTKQLSIDKKAVAKARLAIQF, from the coding sequence ATGAGTGCAATTATTGAAAAAGTAACCCCGATTGTGACCCCGATTGTTGAGTCACTGGGATGTGAGTTAGTAGATATGGAATATGTGAAAGAGGGAAAAAATTGGTATTTGCGCATCTACGCGGATAAGCCGGGACGTATCGATATTGATGACTGTGCAGCGATTAGCGAGCAAGTCAGTGAGGCATTGGATGCGATTCAACCCGATCCATTTCCAGATGCTTATTTCTTAGAAGTATCATCTCCAGGTGCTGAGCGACCGTTAAAAACGCCAGAGGCTATTCAGCAAGCTGTCGGTGAATACGTTCATTTTGATTATTATGTGCCACAATATGGAGAAAAACAACACGAAGGGTTCTTGTTGGCGGTAACAGACGAAACGTATGAGCTACAAGTCCGCATTAAAACAGTAACCAAACAATTAAGTATTGATAAAAAAGCAGTCGCTAAAGCACGACTAGCTATTCAATTTTAG
- the nusA gene encoding transcription termination/antitermination protein NusA — translation MSKELVKAMQVLEEEKGISREVIKEALESALVLAYKKNYDQAQNVEVEFDEKKGTIKVFSVKEVVETNYDSTLEISLEEALKIHHAYEIGDKIRFEVTPKDFGRIATQTAKHVIMQRIREAEREIVYNEYSQYLDEILTGTVERQDYRYVYVNLGRSEAVMPNSEQIPGEQFSMEERIKVYVSKVDKTTKGPQVIVSRAHEGFLRRLFEQEVPEIYDGIVEIMSIAREAGDRSKIAVRSRDKNIDPVGTCVGQRGQRVQTIVNELNGENMDIIEWDEDPTILIKNAMSPADVEQVVFDGEGASCIVVVPDHQLSLAIGKKGQNARLAARLTKHKIDIKSVSAYAEYLAEQEANATSPDEEVSSDIEETIALDKTDELNETVEVTKGLEPADAIEIDLSNGDTQTVEALADALVEEENMEG, via the coding sequence ATGAGTAAAGAGTTAGTAAAAGCAATGCAAGTACTAGAAGAAGAAAAAGGCATTTCTAGAGAGGTTATTAAAGAAGCGCTCGAATCCGCCTTGGTATTAGCATATAAAAAGAATTATGATCAAGCTCAAAACGTAGAAGTAGAGTTTGATGAGAAAAAAGGCACGATTAAAGTATTCTCTGTCAAAGAAGTTGTTGAAACTAATTACGACAGCACTTTAGAAATTAGTTTGGAAGAAGCATTAAAAATTCATCACGCTTACGAAATCGGAGATAAAATTCGTTTTGAAGTGACACCAAAAGACTTTGGACGTATTGCAACACAAACTGCGAAACACGTCATTATGCAACGGATTCGTGAAGCGGAGCGTGAGATTGTTTATAATGAATATAGCCAATATTTAGATGAGATTTTAACGGGTACGGTAGAGCGTCAAGATTACCGTTATGTTTATGTAAATTTAGGCCGTTCAGAAGCGGTTATGCCGAACTCCGAACAAATTCCAGGTGAACAATTTTCAATGGAAGAACGTATTAAGGTGTATGTATCGAAAGTGGATAAAACAACGAAAGGGCCACAAGTTATCGTCAGTCGTGCACACGAAGGCTTCTTACGTCGTTTATTTGAACAAGAAGTACCAGAAATTTATGATGGTATTGTTGAAATTATGAGTATTGCACGTGAAGCTGGTGACCGTTCAAAAATAGCTGTTCGTTCACGTGATAAAAATATTGATCCAGTTGGTACTTGTGTTGGGCAACGTGGTCAACGCGTACAAACCATTGTCAATGAATTAAATGGCGAAAATATGGACATTATCGAGTGGGATGAAGATCCAACCATTTTAATTAAAAATGCGATGAGTCCTGCTGATGTTGAACAAGTAGTTTTTGATGGCGAAGGCGCATCATGTATTGTAGTTGTACCGGATCATCAATTATCATTAGCAATCGGTAAAAAAGGACAAAATGCTCGTTTAGCAGCACGTTTAACCAAACATAAAATTGATATTAAATCTGTGTCTGCCTATGCAGAGTACTTGGCTGAACAAGAAGCGAATGCAACATCACCAGATGAAGAAGTAAGCAGCGATATCGAAGAAACCATTGCTTTGGATAAAACCGATGAATTAAACGAGACGGTTGAAGTAACAAAAGGATTAGAGCCGGCAGATGCCATTGAAATTGATTTATCAAATGGTGACACACAAACGGTGGAAGCATTAGCTGATGCCTTAGTTGAAGAAGAAAATATGGAAGGTTAG
- a CDS encoding YlxR family protein — protein MKQQPKRKIPLRKCIVSGEMFPKKELVRVVKTKEGEVSIDPTGRQNGRGAYIGLEPELALLAKKKRTFDSAFGIKISDAFYDELYRYIDYQKARKEIL, from the coding sequence ATGAAGCAGCAACCAAAACGAAAAATACCATTGAGAAAATGTATTGTTTCCGGCGAAATGTTTCCTAAAAAAGAACTCGTGAGGGTTGTTAAAACTAAAGAAGGGGAAGTATCCATTGATCCGACCGGCCGTCAAAATGGTCGCGGCGCGTATATTGGATTAGAACCTGAACTTGCGTTATTAGCGAAGAAGAAGCGGACATTTGATTCTGCCTTCGGCATCAAGATTAGTGATGCGTTTTATGATGAATTGTATCGCTATATCGATTATCAAAAAGCACGTAAGGAAATATTATAA
- a CDS encoding ribosomal L7Ae/L30e/S12e/Gadd45 family protein: MTPEQKKLNLLGLAMRARQLVSGDELVEKAVKNGSVKLVVCAKDASVATLERYSGFCQRNNIPLNTEFTRDEISHAVGKSRTIVGLTNHGMIKTFLGY, translated from the coding sequence ATGACGCCAGAACAAAAGAAATTAAATTTACTCGGATTAGCGATGCGAGCGCGCCAATTAGTTAGTGGCGATGAGTTAGTAGAAAAAGCAGTAAAAAACGGTAGTGTTAAACTGGTGGTGTGTGCCAAGGATGCCAGTGTGGCAACGTTAGAACGCTATAGCGGTTTTTGTCAGCGTAATAATATACCGTTAAATACTGAATTTACACGAGATGAAATTAGTCATGCAGTTGGAAAGAGCCGAACAATTGTCGGTTTAACGAATCACGGTATGATTAAGACATTTTTAGGCTATTAA